The segment CGTTTGCGCAGGATGTCTTCCATCCCCAGCAGCTTTTCACGTTCGCCTTCCAGCATCTTGTCGACCGGAATACCCGTCCAGCGCGACACGACCGAAGCAATGTGCTTTTCAGTCACCGCTTCTTCTTTCATGCCGTCGGCCTGATCGTCTTCGGCCTTTTCAAGCAACCGTTCCAGTGCAGGGATTTCTTCATATTGAAGCTGTCCCGCACGGTCGAGCCGCCCGTCACGCATCGCACGTTCAAGTTCGCCGCGTGCCTGATCAAGCTGTTCCTTGATATGGGTCGATGCCGCCAGTTCCTTTTTCTGGGCTTCCCATTTCGCGGTCAGTTCCGCTGATTTTCCTTCAAGCTCGGCCAGTTCCTTGTCAAGACGACCCAGACGATCTTTCGATGCCCGGTCTTCCTCTTTCTTAAGGGCTTCGCGTTCGATCTTGAGCTGAATGATGCGGCGATCAAGTTCGTCGATTTCTTCGGGCTTGGAATCAAGTTCCATCCGAAGACGCGACGCCGACTTATCCATAAGGTCAATCGCCTTGTCAGGCAGGAAGCGGTCCGTGATGTATCGGTTCGAAAGGGTTGCCGCCGCAACCAGCGCATTATCGGCAATACGCACACCGTGATGGAGTTCGTATTTTTCCTTGATGCCGCGCAGGATCGAAACCGTGTCGGAAACGCTTGGTTCGGAGACAAACACCGGTTGGAAACGACGGGCAAGTGCCGCGTCCTTTTCAATATGCTGGCGATATTCGTCCAGGGTTGTCGCCCCAACGCAGTGAAGTTCACCGCGCGCCAGTGCCGGTTTCAAAAGGTTGGAGGCATCCATCGATCCCTCGGCCTTTCCGGCCCCGACCAGCGTGTGCAATTCATCAATGAACAGAACGATCTGCCCTGCTTCGGCCTCGATCTCGGACATCACCGCTTTCAGACGTTCCTCGAACTCGCCACGGAACTTGGCACCGGCAATCAACGCACCAAGATCAAGCGACAGAAGTTTCTTGTCCTTGAGCGTTTCGGGCACGTCACCCTTGACAATGCGCAATGCCAGACCTTCGGCAATGGCGGTTTTACCCACGCCGGGCTCGCCGATCAGAACCGGGTTGTTTTTTGTCCGGCGCGACAGAACCTGAATCGCGCGCCGAATTTCTTCGTCACGGCCGATCACAGGGTCAAGCTTGCCCTCACGTGCCGCCGCCGTCAGATCACGCGCGTATTTCTTAAGCGCATCATACTGGCTTTCCGCACCGGCACTATCAGCCGTACGGCCCTTACGGATGTCATTGATTGCCCCGTTAAGGGCCTGTGCGGTAACACCGGCATCGGCCAGCACCTTGCCCGCCACCGATTTTGGATCAAGCGCAATAGTCAAAAGCAACCGTTCGGCTGTGACATAGCTGTCACCGGCTTTCTTGGCGACTTCCTGTGCCTGATCGATCAGGCGGGCAAACTCGGATGATAGATAAATCTGGCCATTGCCGCCCGAAACCTTGGGCAGTTTTGCCAGTTCCTGAGCACAACGATCCTGTGCAGTTTTGGGCTTTCCGCCCGCTGCCTTGATAAGATTTGCCGCCAGACCTTCTTCATCGTCAAGCAGCACTTTCAGAAGATGGATCGGTACAAATTGCTGATGGTTTTCACGTAGCGCCAGTGATTGCGCCGCCTGAAGGAACCCTTTGGACCGGTCCGTAAACTTTTCGAATTCCATGCCTGTCACTCCTTGAGCCAACAGTATCGTATCATGCGGACCTTCTTGGAAGCATCCGCGACCTTAAGTGGTTTTATCCACAATAGAAATTATCAATCATTCTATTGCCGACGTCTTTGATATGTCTCAGTTCCCTGTCTTTGCAAGACGATACCCCTACAAAAGTTGCAAGAATTATTTGTGCACCGCAGCACCATTTTCTGGCACCATTCAAGATTACGGCGAAAGGCGTTGTCATTCTGGCTAAATCTGTTGTCTGCCAACTGGCGGGAAGTCTTGCCCTCGGGATAACAACGCATTAACGTCGCCATTCATATTTTTCTGGCCTACCTGTCGGCCCGCCCCGTTTGCCGACAGATAACCGCGCCCCACAGGATCAAACGCCATGACTATCGAACTCAAAGCCATAAAAAGATACCCGGTCAAAGGGCTAAGCGGCATCGAAATGCCTGCTGCCGACATCACGGCTCATCAGATGCTGAAGGATGACCGTCGCTTTATCATCGCGACCCAGTCATCAGTCGGACAGGACGGCGTGCATGAATGGGCACGAAAAAGCAATTTCCTGCAATTGGTCAACACGCCGAAACTCGCTGAACTTGGCATCGAATATGACGACGCGACAACAACGTTGTCGATCCTGCGGAACGGTCGTGCAATCTGCAAAGGCAATCTTGAAGACAAAATGGGTCGCACCGTGGTCGAGGACTTCCTGAAGGCATTCCTGAAAAATGACGCCGCCGGAACACCTAAAATCTATTCGGTCCCCGATGTCAGCTTTGGCGACATGAAGGAACCCTATATATCGGTCATCAATCTGGCATCGGTACGCGATTTCGGCGACCGTATTGTTCAGAAAGAAATCGATCCGATGCGGTTTCGTGGCAATCTGCTGATTGACGGGCTTGAGCCGTGGGCCGAACTGAAATGGGAAGAGGGCCAGATCGTTCAGATCAACGGCGTTGATTTCCGAGTCATCCATCCGATCACGCGCTGCAAGGCAACCAGCGTCAATCCCGGCACAGCCGAGTTCTGATATCAACGTTCCGCTGATGCTGCGCAAGGGGCTGAACCACCTTTACATGGGTGTTTATGTCGAACCGGTCAATTCCGGCCAGATCCGGCCCGGCGACGAAATTGCCGTTATAAAAGACTGACACGCGAGATTGTCACGCTCCGACGTCAGCTAGCTGAAAGTCGGGGCGTGAACCGCCATTCCCTGAAACATCTCGTCATGATACCAGTCAATCCGGTATGCCCGGATCGGCGGGACACCTTTGCGAAACAGTATCTGTTCTTCGGCCGGAAACCGCGCGACTTCAGTTGATCGCAGGATAGGCTGATTGTCCTGTGGTCGCAAATGCACCGGCCGGTCACCACTTGCACCGCCACCGGTATCGTCAAACTTCGACATCGCCGTCAGTCCGGAAACCCAGTCGAGGTTGAAAGCCCCATCCTGGCTGAGCACCGAAATCGCATCCGCCCGCCCGACAACATTTTCCCAGTTCAGACAAACATCCATCAGGCCACTGACGCCGGAAAAACCGGGCCAGATGATCATGCCATCGCCAAGCCCGCCGCCCAAAAGACGTTCAAACAACGGCATGCGGCCAATCGCCTCAATCCCGTCAAACAGGACCAGAAACTCCGCATCCCCGCTTTTCCAGTCGCGGCGGGTAATAAGCTGCATCATGGCGCCAATCATCACCCGGCTGAATGCGGTCTGGGTGTCGGGTGTTTCCCCGCCCATCCGCCCGACAATGAAAATCGAGACGGGCCGACCGGTCAGATCATCAATACCAAACGTGCTGTTGCCCAGAACCCGTGCAATCGCGGGATTGTCGAAATCTGCTGTTGCCATGCGACATGCTTCGATAATCGACAGACGCTGGTCTTCGGTCATATCAAGAATGGTCAGGGCAATGTCGGAAATCCTGCCATCGGCGGACTCGATTCCCATCAGTTCCTCAAGGATTTTATAAAACCGATGAGACGGCATCACCAGATTGCGCCGGACCTCGGCAAGGCTTCTGTTTTCTTTCAGGCTCTTCTGCATGGTGTAAACGATGAATCCCTGCAAAAGAGTACGTGCCGCACGGGTTTCCTGTTCGTCAAGTTCCTGAACAAAGACTGGCGCCAGCAATGTATCGGCAATTAGCCCGGCATCCGCAATCAGCCCTTCGCCCTGCTGGCGCATGAAATCGCAAGGATTGAACTGATCGGTTTCCGCCCCAGCCTGACCATGCGGATCAATCAGAATAACCCGTTGCCCCAACTTTTTGCGGCGATCCTGCACGGCACGGTAAATGCTGCCATGACGTTCATAAACAAACAGCGCACCAGTATGCAGCAAAGCGTTCGGCTCTGCCGAGGCGCGGTAATATTCTTCGGGTTTGCTGGAAAATGTGATTACCCGACGCAGTCCCGATGAACCGATCAACCTTTTCTCCGTTCCCCAGCGTCCGAGAACGATTGACGGCTTGGGATCAAGAAGCTTGCGAGCGTCAAGGTCTTCTACCTTCGCCCACTGGCCTTCGACCTTCATTCGTGCGGCCTGCATTGGCGAAACGGATTGCTTTTTATTGGACGGCGACGATTGCAGACGATTAAGGACGATAACAATCAGCGGCAGGAACATTGGGATGATAAAACAGACAGCCCCCAGTAAAGCCAGTTCATAGTCACCGTTAAACACGCCAAGAGCGACAACCATCGCACCAAGCGCCCACAACAGCACCATGACGACCCGGAACAAACCTGTTCCCATCATTCAACCCCCAAGAATGTTTACCTGTCTTTTGGCGAAGTGACCCCGTTGCATTTTCATGCCTTCCGCCCCGCCAGCAGGCTCCGTTACTATCAAGTGATATCAGTTAAAATCGCAAGTTGCACCATATTACCTATTTATGGACGGGCAGTTTCACATCAAGAAGTCCAATTGACAGTCCGGCAAACAAACCAGTCGCAACGCTGTTTTTCAAAACCAGAAAACAACAAACCCCGCGGGATTTCTCCGGCGGGGTCTGTTGTAATCGTGGCAACGCAAAGGATCAGGCAGAAACAGTTTCCGCCGATTTATCTTCGCTTGAGCCTTCTTCGCCGTCCTCACGACCGGCAGCACGGCTGCGGCCACGACGGGCTGTCGGATGACGACCGCGTGTGCGGCTTGTTCCGGCAGCGGCTTTACGCGGTTTCTTTTCTTCACTGTCCGCCGAGGTGTCGGTATCGGCATTGTCAGCTGGCCCTATATCCAAAGACGGCTGGTCGCTGTCTTCGGACGCCGCCTTTGGTGGGCGACCACGCGGTGCGGCACGGCGCGCACGCGGTGCACGCTTTACCGGTGCTGCATCGCCATCGTTGCTGTCTGCGGAAGAAGCAGCGGCAGAAGCGGCAACGTCATTGCCATCTGACGAATTGTTGCCAGTATCATTCGACGTATTATCTGCCGATGCCGCAACGTCATCCTGGCTGACAGAGTTATCGTTGCTGTCGTCACCATTCTGGTTTTCGCTACGCTCGTCACGGTTCGGGCGATTGTTACCCCGATCATTCCGGTCGTTGCGATCATTACGCTGCGGGCGCGGGTTATTATTGTCGCCACGCTCTTCGCGACGCTGGTTTTCCCAGTCAATCGCAGCCTGCAAAATACGATGATAGTGTTCCGCATGCTGGTAATAGTTTTCAGCAAGAACCGGATCGTCAGTGCAATCCTTGGCCAGCGAAACATATTTTTCGTAAACCTGCTGGGCGTTTCCACGAACGCGCCCGTCCGGACCGTTACTGTCAAAAGTCTGAAATTTCGGATTTACAGGACGTTTATTCGGCTGCTGCCGTCCGCGCGGACGCTTATTATTGTTGTTGTTGTTGTTATTTCTCATATCAACATGTCTTTGGTGTTGAAGGACAAATCCGGATTCATCTAGGAATCCCGGAACCACTCCGTCTGAAAAACATATTTCCCGCTAAACAGTACCGGTCAAACGGCACTAGGACAAACCCACCGAAGACCTTGAAGGGAACGGAGATTTATTACTGTTTACAGGGGAACACGGCGCTTTCATAGCGCGTCGGGCACCCGGCCCGTAAAAACAACCTATATGGCTTGACGCCTTATTCCAACTGTTTTTTTCAATGCCCGTATTTTTTTTGCAATGACGTGGCAGA is part of the Thalassospira lucentensis genome and harbors:
- the clpB gene encoding ATP-dependent chaperone ClpB; the protein is MEFEKFTDRSKGFLQAAQSLALRENHQQFVPIHLLKVLLDDEEGLAANLIKAAGGKPKTAQDRCAQELAKLPKVSGGNGQIYLSSEFARLIDQAQEVAKKAGDSYVTAERLLLTIALDPKSVAGKVLADAGVTAQALNGAINDIRKGRTADSAGAESQYDALKKYARDLTAAAREGKLDPVIGRDEEIRRAIQVLSRRTKNNPVLIGEPGVGKTAIAEGLALRIVKGDVPETLKDKKLLSLDLGALIAGAKFRGEFEERLKAVMSEIEAEAGQIVLFIDELHTLVGAGKAEGSMDASNLLKPALARGELHCVGATTLDEYRQHIEKDAALARRFQPVFVSEPSVSDTVSILRGIKEKYELHHGVRIADNALVAAATLSNRYITDRFLPDKAIDLMDKSASRLRMELDSKPEEIDELDRRIIQLKIEREALKKEEDRASKDRLGRLDKELAELEGKSAELTAKWEAQKKELAASTHIKEQLDQARGELERAMRDGRLDRAGQLQYEEIPALERLLEKAEDDQADGMKEEAVTEKHIASVVSRWTGIPVDKMLEGEREKLLGMEDILRKRVVGQDEAVRSISNAVRRARAGLQDPNRPMGSFLFLGPTGVGKTELTKALAQFLFDDEQAMVRIDMSEFMEKHAVARLIGAPPGYVGYEEGGSLTEAVRRRPYQVVLFDEVEKAHPDVFNVLLQVLDEGRLTDGQGRTVDFRNTLIILTSNLGADILANQEEGHDSSELRSQVMEVVRASFRPEFLNRLDEVLLFHRLKRAQMDTIVDIQLGRLEKLLFDRKITLQLDEFAKSWLADKGYDPVYGARPLKRVVQRYLQNPLAMQILEGTVKDGDTIPVSAEGGQLLLNGKKVELVD
- a CDS encoding MOSC domain-containing protein, with product MTIELKAIKRYPVKGLSGIEMPAADITAHQMLKDDRRFIIATQSSVGQDGVHEWARKSNFLQLVNTPKLAELGIEYDDATTTLSILRNGRAICKGNLEDKMGRTVVEDFLKAFLKNDAAGTPKIYSVPDVSFGDMKEPYISVINLASVRDFGDRIVQKEIDPMRFRGNLLIDGLEPWAELKWEEGQIVQINGVDFRVIHPITRCKATSVNPGTAEF
- a CDS encoding type IV secretory system conjugative DNA transfer family protein, with the translated sequence MMGTGLFRVVMVLLWALGAMVVALGVFNGDYELALLGAVCFIIPMFLPLIVIVLNRLQSSPSNKKQSVSPMQAARMKVEGQWAKVEDLDARKLLDPKPSIVLGRWGTEKRLIGSSGLRRVITFSSKPEEYYRASAEPNALLHTGALFVYERHGSIYRAVQDRRKKLGQRVILIDPHGQAGAETDQFNPCDFMRQQGEGLIADAGLIADTLLAPVFVQELDEQETRAARTLLQGFIVYTMQKSLKENRSLAEVRRNLVMPSHRFYKILEELMGIESADGRISDIALTILDMTEDQRLSIIEACRMATADFDNPAIARVLGNSTFGIDDLTGRPVSIFIVGRMGGETPDTQTAFSRVMIGAMMQLITRRDWKSGDAEFLVLFDGIEAIGRMPLFERLLGGGLGDGMIIWPGFSGVSGLMDVCLNWENVVGRADAISVLSQDGAFNLDWVSGLTAMSKFDDTGGGASGDRPVHLRPQDNQPILRSTEVARFPAEEQILFRKGVPPIRAYRIDWYHDEMFQGMAVHAPTFS
- a CDS encoding DUF4167 domain-containing protein; translated protein: MRNNNNNNNNKRPRGRQQPNKRPVNPKFQTFDSNGPDGRVRGNAQQVYEKYVSLAKDCTDDPVLAENYYQHAEHYHRILQAAIDWENQRREERGDNNNPRPQRNDRNDRNDRGNNRPNRDERSENQNGDDSNDNSVSQDDVAASADNTSNDTGNNSSDGNDVAASAAASSADSNDGDAAPVKRAPRARRAAPRGRPPKAASEDSDQPSLDIGPADNADTDTSADSEEKKPRKAAAGTSRTRGRHPTARRGRSRAAGREDGEEGSSEDKSAETVSA